From a single Miscanthus floridulus cultivar M001 chromosome 8, ASM1932011v1, whole genome shotgun sequence genomic region:
- the LOC136471203 gene encoding uncharacterized protein, whose amino-acid sequence MAWWRARVVAPARRAWLAVVAARVRRRKGRTERAAGIVDLHRDVETCGYHDVQVMWDMLGLDTGAPSSAPERRKRSPFWTWTPSFLHFGSSRRTGTGTAAAR is encoded by the exons ATGGCGTGGTGGCGCGCGCGGGTCGTCGCGCCGGCGAGGCGCGCCTGGCTCGCCGTCGTCGCCGCGCGCGTGCGCCGCCGCAAGGGCCGCACTG AGCGCGCAGCAGGAATCGTGGACCTCCACAGGGACGTGGAGACCTGCGGGTACCACGACGTCCAGGTGATGTGGGACATGCTGGGCCTGGACACCGGGGCGCCTAGCAGCGCGCCGGAGCGCCGGAAGCGGTCGCCGTTCTGGACCTGGACGCCGTCGTTCTTGCACTTCGGATCGTCGCGCCGCAccggcacgggcacggccgcCGCGCGGTGA
- the LOC136471204 gene encoding ribosomal RNA small subunit methyltransferase-like, translating into MAGGKIQKKRHGAAGGAGGGGARLQGGIPFEKSKGQHILKNPALVDSIVAKAGLKPTDTVLEIGPGTGNLTKRLLEAGVKAVVAVELDPRMVLELNRRFQGHPLSSRLKVIQGDVLKCDLPYFDICVANIPYQISSPLTFKLLSHRPIFRCAVIMFQREFAMRLVAQPGDTLYCRLSVNVQLLSRVSHLLKVGRNNFRPPPKVDSSVVRIEPRKPLPPVSFKEWDGLVRICFNRKNKTLGSLFKQKRVLELLEKNYKTMQSLQRTQDADMGEEKMSADDVALLANMVEDLNMETGDEKEDDEMEMDDGDMAGDGAGSFKEKIMGILQQGDFAEKRGSKLSQVDFLYLLSLFNKAGIHFS; encoded by the exons ATGGCGGGGGGCAAGATCCAGAAGAAACGCCACGGCGCGGCGGGAGGCGCCGGCGGAGGGGGCGCCCGGCTGCAGGGCGGTATCCCGTTCGAGAAGTCCAAGGGGCAGCACATCCTGAAGAACCCGGCGCTGGTGGACTCCATCGTCGCCAAGGCCGGGCTCAAGCCCACCGACACCGTCCTCGAGATAGGGCCGGGCACAGGAAACCTCACCAAGCGCCTCCTCGAGGCCGGGGTCAAGGCCGTCGTCGCCGTCGAGCTCGACCCGCGTATGGTGCTCGAGCTCAACCGGCGGTTCCAGGGGCACCCGCTCTCCTCGCGCCTCAAG GTTATCCAAGGAGATGTCCTCAAATGTGATCTCCCATACTTTGATATTTGTGTGGCGAACATCCCGTACCAGATCTCATCTCCCCTTACTTTCAAGCTTCTGTCACACCGTCCAATCTTTAGGTGTGCTGTGATTATGTTTCAACGTGAATTTGCCATGAGACTTGTGGCACAGCCAGGAGATACCCTCTACTGTCGTCTCTCGGTGAATGTGCAGCTCCTGTCACGAGTGTCGCATCTCCTAAAGGTTGGGAGGAACAACTTTAGGCCTCCACCCAAAGTTGATTCATCAGTTGTGCGAATCGAGCCCAGGAAGCCCCTCCCTCCTGTCAGCTTCAAGGAGTGGGATGGGCTTGTGAGGATTTGTTTCAACCGGAAGAACAAGACCCTGGGCTCCCTCTTTAAACAGAAGCGTGTTCTTGAATTGCTAGAGAAGAACTACAAGACTATGCAGTCTCTCCAACGTACACAAGATGCAGACATGGGCGAGGAGAAGATGTCTGCGGACGACGTCGCGTTGCTGGCTAATATGGTTGAAGATCTGAACATGGAGACTGGCGATGAGAaggaagatgatgaaatggaaatGGATGACGGAGACATGGCTGGAGATGGTGCTGGAAGCTTTAAAGAAAAGATTATGGGTATATTGCAGCAGGGCGATTTTGCAGAAAAGAGAGGTTCCAAGCTGAGCCAAGTTGATTTCTTATACCTGCTGTCTCTCTTCAACAAAGCTGGTATACATTTCTCGTGA